Proteins encoded within one genomic window of Bacillus sp. 1NLA3E:
- the gcvH gene encoding glycine cleavage system protein GcvH: MSIPKELRYSVEHEWVKVEGEKVRVGITYFAQAELGDIVFVELPEVGDKLTADEPFGSVESVKTVSELYAPISGTVVEINEELTDSPEFVNESPYEKAWMVVIEPSDLSEIDNLMTAEKYQEMTKED; this comes from the coding sequence ATGAGTATTCCAAAAGAGTTACGTTATTCTGTAGAACATGAGTGGGTAAAGGTTGAAGGAGAAAAAGTGCGCGTTGGAATAACTTATTTTGCTCAAGCGGAATTAGGAGATATTGTTTTTGTTGAGCTTCCAGAGGTTGGAGATAAGCTTACAGCAGATGAGCCCTTCGGTAGTGTGGAATCCGTAAAGACTGTTTCTGAATTGTATGCTCCAATTAGTGGTACAGTGGTTGAAATTAATGAAGAATTAACTGATAGCCCCGAATTTGTAAATGAATCCCCTTATGAAAAAGCATGGATGGTTGTCATTGAGCCATCTGATCTAAGTGAAATAGACAATTTAATGACCGCTGAAAAATATCAAGAAATGACAAAAGAAGATTAA
- the sufD gene encoding Fe-S cluster assembly protein SufD, translated as MTTEIKLPFDQDYVSSFSKEMGEPTWLTELRLQAMALAETLPLPRPDKTKIDKWNFTQFPKHIVKSEDFASLNELPEEVKVLIDIEAKDKNLYIQRNNRPVFLSLSKEWQEKGVIFTDIFSAAREHGDLLQRYLMKSGVKMDEHRLTAVHAALINGGTFLYVPKNVEVTQPIQAVFIHDDAEASLFNHVLVLAEDNSSVTYVENYVSLVNAATGVVNIVTEVLANNNAKVQYGAVDTLSKEVTTYVNRRGVAARDAKIEWALGLMNDGNTISENTTNLIGDGSLSDSKTVVVGRGEQIQNFTTKIVHYGKNTTGHILKHGVMKDSASSIFNGIGKIEHGASKSNAEQESRVLMLSEKARGDANPVLLIDEDDVIAGHAASVGRVDPVQLYYLMSRGIAKKEAERLIIHGFLAPVVNELPIEGVKKQLVEVIERKVK; from the coding sequence ATGACAACTGAAATAAAATTACCGTTTGACCAGGATTATGTCAGCTCTTTTTCAAAGGAAATGGGTGAGCCAACCTGGTTAACAGAACTTCGTTTACAAGCAATGGCTTTGGCGGAAACGCTTCCTTTACCAAGACCGGATAAAACGAAAATAGATAAGTGGAATTTTACTCAATTTCCAAAGCACATCGTAAAAAGTGAAGATTTCGCTTCCCTTAACGAATTGCCGGAAGAAGTGAAAGTTTTAATTGATATAGAGGCAAAAGATAAAAATTTATATATCCAACGAAATAATCGACCTGTTTTTCTGTCGTTATCAAAAGAATGGCAAGAAAAAGGAGTTATTTTTACAGATATTTTTTCAGCTGCACGTGAACATGGTGACTTGCTTCAACGTTATCTGATGAAAAGTGGAGTAAAAATGGATGAACATCGCTTAACAGCTGTTCATGCAGCGTTAATAAATGGTGGTACCTTTCTATATGTTCCAAAAAACGTCGAGGTAACTCAACCAATTCAAGCTGTTTTTATCCATGACGATGCTGAAGCTAGTCTTTTCAATCATGTGTTAGTTTTGGCTGAAGATAATAGTTCTGTAACCTATGTAGAAAATTATGTGTCCTTGGTGAACGCGGCAACAGGGGTCGTTAATATTGTGACAGAAGTGTTAGCTAATAATAATGCAAAAGTTCAATATGGTGCTGTTGATACTCTTTCTAAAGAAGTGACAACGTATGTTAACCGACGCGGTGTTGCTGCAAGAGATGCTAAAATTGAATGGGCATTAGGATTAATGAATGATGGAAATACTATTTCTGAAAATACAACAAACCTAATTGGCGACGGATCTTTGAGTGATTCTAAAACAGTTGTTGTTGGACGCGGAGAGCAAATTCAAAACTTTACAACAAAAATCGTTCATTATGGTAAAAATACAACAGGCCACATTCTAAAACATGGTGTGATGAAAGACAGTGCCTCGTCCATTTTTAACGGTATTGGGAAAATCGAGCATGGTGCCTCTAAGTCTAATGCCGAACAAGAATCACGTGTTTTGATGCTTAGTGAAAAAGCGCGTGGAGACGCTAACCCTGTATTGTTGATTGATGAAGATGATGTAATTGCCGGTCATGCAGCATCAGTAGGTCGAGTAGACCCTGTTCAGTTATATTATTTAATGAGTCGTGGGATTGCAAAAAAAGAGGCAGAACGCCTAATCATTCACGGTTTCTTAGCACCAGTCGTTAATGAACTACCAATCGAAGGAGTTAAGAAGCAGCTTGTTGAAGTGATCGAAAGGAAAGTAAAATGA
- a CDS encoding thioredoxin family protein gives MKEIPAEYVETIISENLTSLLYFYTPLCGTCQVAGKMLTIIEELLPEIELVRSNLNYSPRIATELSIESVPCLLLFKNGVLKEKIYAFHSVPFLYDKIKEFI, from the coding sequence ATGAAGGAAATTCCAGCAGAATACGTTGAGACGATTATAAGTGAAAATTTAACAAGCCTCCTCTATTTTTATACCCCTCTTTGCGGAACTTGTCAGGTAGCGGGGAAAATGTTGACGATTATCGAAGAACTTTTACCAGAGATTGAATTGGTTCGATCAAATCTGAATTATTCTCCCCGTATTGCAACGGAATTATCAATAGAAAGTGTGCCTTGTTTGCTCCTATTCAAAAATGGGGTTTTGAAAGAAAAAATTTATGCTTTTCATTCTGTTCCATTTTTGTACGATAAAATTAAAGAATTTATTTGA
- a CDS encoding O-acetylhomoserine aminocarboxypropyltransferase/cysteine synthase family protein gives MSDKQKNYRFETLSVHGGLSPDPVTGARSVPIYMSNAYQFKDTDHAANLFGLKENGYIYTRIHNPTVTVFEERVALLEGGIGALALSSGMAAITLSILNIAQAGDEIVASANLYGGTYNLFANTLPRYGINVKFVNPEDPENFNQAITDKTKAVFAETIGNPSLRVLDIEKVAAIAHKAGIPLIVDNTFATPYLLRPIEYGADIVIHSATKWIGGNGTTLGGIIVDGGKFDWANGNFPVFTQPDPSYNGLVYTDAVGPAAFIIKARVQLLRDMGPAISPQNAFQFVLGLETLPVRMREHIANTKKIIAYLDAHPAVAWVLYPGSEGHPDKALADKYLPNGAGSVVVFGIEGGREAGAKLINAASLWTHVANVGDAKSLIIHPASTTHQQLDDEGLVAAGVPEDLIRLSVGIENAEDLIEDLEQAIEKATGVSSLTVITDK, from the coding sequence ATGAGTGACAAACAAAAGAACTACCGTTTTGAAACATTAAGTGTACATGGAGGATTATCTCCAGATCCTGTGACTGGAGCAAGATCAGTACCAATTTACATGAGTAATGCTTATCAATTTAAAGACACCGATCACGCAGCTAATCTTTTTGGTTTGAAAGAAAATGGCTATATATATACTAGAATCCATAATCCTACTGTAACAGTCTTTGAAGAAAGAGTGGCTTTATTAGAAGGCGGAATTGGAGCACTTGCTCTATCTAGTGGTATGGCAGCCATTACGTTATCAATATTAAATATTGCCCAAGCCGGAGATGAAATCGTTGCCTCAGCAAACCTTTATGGAGGAACCTATAATTTATTTGCCAATACACTTCCAAGGTATGGGATTAATGTTAAATTTGTTAATCCAGAGGATCCAGAGAATTTTAATCAAGCTATTACGGATAAAACAAAGGCAGTATTTGCAGAAACAATTGGAAATCCTAGTTTAAGGGTATTAGATATTGAAAAGGTTGCAGCAATCGCTCATAAAGCAGGTATTCCATTAATCGTTGATAACACTTTTGCAACACCTTATTTATTAAGACCAATTGAGTACGGTGCAGATATTGTCATCCACTCAGCAACAAAATGGATAGGTGGAAACGGAACAACCTTAGGTGGAATCATTGTTGATGGCGGAAAATTTGATTGGGCAAATGGAAACTTCCCAGTTTTTACACAACCAGACCCTAGTTACAATGGTCTAGTTTACACTGATGCAGTAGGACCAGCAGCATTTATCATTAAAGCAAGAGTACAGCTGCTAAGGGATATGGGACCAGCGATTAGTCCACAGAATGCTTTCCAATTTGTTCTAGGTCTAGAAACGCTCCCTGTACGGATGAGAGAACATATTGCCAATACTAAGAAAATTATTGCTTATTTAGACGCACATCCTGCTGTTGCATGGGTTTTATACCCTGGTAGTGAAGGACATCCTGATAAGGCATTAGCTGATAAATACTTACCAAACGGTGCAGGTTCAGTTGTGGTCTTTGGTATTGAAGGTGGACGAGAAGCAGGCGCAAAATTAATTAATGCAGCTTCTCTTTGGACTCATGTAGCTAATGTGGGAGATGCAAAAAGTTTAATTATTCATCCAGCAAGTACCACTCATCAACAGTTAGATGATGAAGGGTTAGTAGCAGCAGGAGTGCCAGAAGATTTAATTCGACTTTCGGTTGGTATAGAAAACGCTGAAGACTTAATTGAGGATCTTGAGCAAGCGATAGAAAAAGCAACAGGAGTATCTTCACTAACTGTAATAACAGATAAATAA
- a CDS encoding MetQ/NlpA family ABC transporter substrate-binding protein: protein MKKILSFAFIALLVFTLAACGSTKNDSAEKAGKDGNKKLIVGATAVPHAEVLEAAKPLLKKKGIDLEVQVFTDYVLPNVALRDKELDANYFQTPGYLELQMKENKDYDFVSVGEIHKEPIGVYSKKYKSLKDLPNGAKIIMSDSFSDHGRILPIFEKAGLIKLKEGVGKNARVEDIIDNPKKLDFSTLIEAKLLASSFESGEGDAVVINTNYALEGGIDIGKYGIAFEGDDVVPANLFVVRSEDKDNKEIKTLVDVLKSEEIQKFIKDKYQGAVLSVK, encoded by the coding sequence ATGAAGAAAATACTTAGTTTTGCATTTATTGCTTTATTAGTTTTTACCCTTGCAGCTTGTGGCAGTACGAAAAATGATTCAGCAGAGAAGGCTGGAAAAGATGGAAACAAGAAGTTAATTGTTGGGGCAACAGCAGTACCACACGCTGAAGTGCTTGAAGCAGCAAAACCATTATTAAAGAAAAAAGGTATTGATCTTGAAGTGCAAGTGTTTACAGATTATGTTCTTCCCAATGTTGCGTTAAGAGATAAAGAACTCGATGCAAATTATTTCCAAACACCAGGTTATTTAGAACTTCAAATGAAAGAAAACAAGGATTATGATTTTGTAAGTGTTGGAGAAATCCACAAAGAACCAATTGGTGTTTATTCTAAAAAATACAAAAGTTTAAAAGATCTTCCTAATGGTGCAAAAATTATTATGAGTGATTCTTTTAGTGATCACGGACGTATTCTTCCTATTTTTGAAAAAGCAGGATTAATTAAGCTTAAAGAAGGTGTAGGAAAAAATGCAAGAGTTGAGGATATTATTGACAATCCAAAAAAACTTGATTTCTCAACTTTAATCGAAGCGAAATTATTAGCCTCTTCTTTCGAAAGCGGTGAAGGTGACGCAGTTGTAATTAATACGAATTATGCTTTAGAAGGCGGAATCGACATTGGAAAATACGGAATCGCATTTGAAGGTGATGACGTTGTTCCAGCTAACCTATTTGTCGTACGTTCTGAAGATAAAGATAACAAGGAAATTAAAACACTTGTAGATGTCCTTAAATCAGAAGAAATCCAAAAGTTCATTAAAGATAAATACCAAGGTGCCGTTTTATCAGTAAAATAG
- the sufB gene encoding Fe-S cluster assembly protein SufB, which translates to MAKKMPEIGDYKYGFADKDVSIFRSKRGLTSEIVEEISKLKGEPQWMLDFRLKSLEHFYRMPMPQWGGDLASLNFDEITYYVKPSERSEKSWDEVPEEIKQTFDKLGIPEAEQKYLAGVSAQYESEVVYHNMKQELEDLGIVFKDTDSALRENEDIFREHFAKVIPPTDNKFSALNSAVWSGGSFIYVPKGIKVDTPLQAYFRINSENMGQFERTLIIVDEGASVHYVEGCTAPVYTTNSLHSAVVEIIIKKDAYCRYTTIQNWANNVFNLVTKRAVCDANATMEWIDGNIGSKLTMKYPAVILKGEGARGMTLSIAIAGKGQHQDAGAKMIHLAPNTSSTIVSKSISKHGGKVTYRGIVHFGRKADGARANIECDTLIMDNQSTSDTVPYNEILNDNISLEHEAKVSKVSEEQLFYLMSRGVSQQDATEMIVMGFIEPFTKELPMEYAVEMNRLIKFEMEGSIG; encoded by the coding sequence ATGGCAAAAAAAATGCCTGAGATCGGTGATTATAAATATGGCTTTGCCGATAAAGATGTTTCCATTTTTCGATCTAAGCGTGGTTTAACAAGTGAGATCGTTGAGGAAATTTCAAAATTAAAGGGCGAACCACAGTGGATGCTTGACTTCCGATTAAAGTCGTTAGAGCATTTCTACAGGATGCCAATGCCTCAATGGGGTGGTGACTTGGCATCGTTAAACTTTGATGAAATTACTTATTACGTAAAGCCATCAGAGCGTTCTGAAAAATCGTGGGATGAAGTACCTGAAGAAATTAAACAAACCTTTGATAAGCTTGGGATTCCAGAAGCTGAGCAAAAGTATTTAGCGGGTGTTTCTGCACAATACGAGTCAGAGGTTGTTTATCATAATATGAAGCAAGAACTAGAAGATCTAGGAATTGTCTTTAAGGATACCGACTCTGCATTACGTGAAAATGAAGATATTTTCCGTGAACATTTTGCAAAAGTGATTCCACCAACTGACAATAAGTTTTCGGCTCTTAACTCGGCTGTATGGTCAGGAGGATCATTCATTTATGTTCCAAAGGGCATAAAGGTGGATACTCCGCTTCAAGCATACTTCCGGATCAATTCGGAAAACATGGGTCAATTTGAACGGACCTTAATTATTGTGGATGAGGGTGCTAGCGTTCATTATGTTGAAGGCTGTACTGCTCCAGTTTATACAACGAATTCACTTCATAGTGCAGTAGTTGAAATTATAATTAAAAAAGATGCTTACTGTCGTTACACAACCATCCAAAACTGGGCAAACAATGTTTTTAACCTAGTAACGAAGCGAGCGGTCTGTGACGCTAATGCGACAATGGAATGGATTGATGGAAACATCGGATCTAAGTTAACAATGAAATACCCTGCTGTTATTTTAAAAGGAGAAGGTGCCCGGGGCATGACTCTTTCCATCGCAATTGCTGGAAAAGGACAGCACCAGGATGCCGGTGCGAAAATGATCCACTTAGCACCGAATACCTCTTCAACCATTGTTTCGAAGTCAATTTCAAAACATGGCGGCAAAGTAACTTATCGTGGAATCGTCCATTTTGGCCGCAAAGCAGATGGAGCTCGTGCTAATATTGAATGTGATACATTGATTATGGATAACCAATCTACTTCTGATACGGTTCCTTACAATGAAATCTTAAATGACAATATCTCCCTTGAGCATGAAGCGAAGGTATCAAAAGTATCAGAAGAACAATTATTCTATCTGATGAGCCGTGGTGTTTCTCAACAAGACGCAACAGAGATGATTGTCATGGGCTTTATTGAGCCATTTACAAAAGAACTTCCAATGGAGTACGCTGTTGAAATGAATCGTCTCATCAAGTTCGAGATGGAAGGTTCAATCGGCTAA
- a CDS encoding arsenate reductase family protein: MALTFYWYPKCGTCRKAKKWFDDQKIVYNEIHIVENPPSRQELAELYQQSGLELKKFFNTSGQKYRDLGLKDKIKHTSESDLLDILTSDGMLIKRPIVTDGVKVTVGFKEEEFEQTWSKEL; the protein is encoded by the coding sequence ATGGCGTTAACCTTTTATTGGTACCCAAAATGTGGTACTTGTCGGAAAGCAAAAAAGTGGTTTGACGATCAGAAAATCGTTTATAACGAAATACATATTGTTGAAAATCCCCCTTCAAGACAGGAACTAGCGGAGCTTTATCAGCAAAGTGGCTTAGAACTAAAAAAATTCTTCAACACAAGTGGACAAAAATACCGAGATCTTGGCCTAAAGGACAAAATCAAGCATACAAGTGAAAGTGATTTATTGGATATACTCACATCAGATGGGATGCTCATTAAGCGTCCAATTGTTACTGATGGTGTTAAGGTTACAGTCGGTTTTAAAGAAGAAGAATTTGAACAAACATGGAGTAAGGAATTATAA
- a CDS encoding methionine ABC transporter ATP-binding protein, with product MISIKGVKKIYPSKSGTVTAVDNVDLEVQDGEIFGVIGYSGAGKSTLIRMFNGLELPSEGSITVAGREISKIKGSALRKARQEISMIFQHFNLLWSRTVRENIAFPLEISGISKLERQKRVEELIKLVGLEGREDAYPAQLSGGQKQRVGIARALANNPKVLLCDEATSALDPQTTDSILELLVDINKRLGLTIVLITHEMHVIRKICHRVAVMEDGKIVEIGRVLDVFKHPEQQITKRFVQQVTEPEETKDIIEHLLTRYPHGQVVQLTFVGDAAEQPVIANLIRQFEITVTILQGKISQTHTGSYGTLFIHLDGAPQEISKAIEFIQSQQVGVEVINNG from the coding sequence ATGATTTCAATAAAAGGTGTTAAAAAGATTTATCCTTCTAAGTCGGGTACCGTAACAGCAGTCGACAATGTAGATTTAGAAGTGCAAGATGGAGAGATTTTTGGAGTTATCGGCTATAGCGGAGCTGGAAAAAGTACGCTAATTCGAATGTTCAATGGTCTTGAACTTCCCTCAGAAGGATCCATTACCGTTGCTGGTCGGGAGATATCAAAAATTAAAGGTAGTGCCCTTCGTAAAGCACGTCAAGAAATTAGCATGATTTTTCAACATTTCAACCTTTTATGGTCTAGAACTGTACGGGAAAATATCGCATTTCCACTTGAAATTTCTGGGATTTCCAAGTTAGAACGCCAAAAACGTGTGGAAGAACTAATCAAGTTAGTTGGATTAGAAGGAAGAGAGGATGCCTATCCTGCTCAGTTGAGTGGTGGACAAAAGCAAAGGGTTGGGATTGCTCGGGCACTTGCAAATAATCCTAAAGTTTTACTTTGTGATGAAGCAACCTCGGCATTGGATCCGCAAACTACAGACTCTATTTTAGAATTATTAGTAGATATTAATAAACGGCTCGGACTAACGATAGTATTAATTACGCATGAAATGCATGTGATTAGAAAAATTTGTCACCGGGTTGCGGTCATGGAAGATGGGAAAATCGTTGAAATTGGACGAGTTTTAGACGTCTTTAAACATCCTGAACAGCAGATTACGAAACGGTTTGTTCAGCAAGTGACTGAGCCTGAAGAAACAAAAGATATCATTGAGCATTTATTAACACGCTATCCACATGGCCAAGTCGTTCAATTAACCTTTGTTGGGGATGCGGCGGAGCAACCAGTGATTGCCAACCTCATTCGTCAATTTGAAATAACAGTTACGATTTTACAAGGGAAAATTTCACAAACACATACTGGCTCCTATGGGACTTTATTTATACATCTTGATGGTGCTCCTCAGGAAATCAGCAAAGCGATAGAATTTATTCAATCGCAGCAAGTAGGAGTTGAGGTGATAAATAATGGCTAA
- a CDS encoding toprim domain-containing protein — protein sequence MKETVGKVIIVEGTSDKKKVKEIIKEPIEIICTNGTIGLTRLDELIDSVLEKDVYILVDADEAGEKLRKQFKKEFPEAEHLYIDKAYKEVASAPEHHLATILLGANIDVFKEFLKKG from the coding sequence GTGAAAGAAACAGTTGGTAAGGTCATCATTGTTGAAGGCACTTCTGATAAAAAGAAAGTAAAAGAAATCATTAAAGAGCCCATTGAGATTATATGCACGAATGGGACAATTGGTCTTACCCGTCTAGATGAATTAATAGACTCTGTTCTTGAAAAGGATGTTTATATACTGGTGGATGCAGATGAAGCAGGAGAAAAACTGCGGAAACAATTTAAAAAGGAATTCCCAGAGGCTGAGCATCTCTATATTGACAAAGCTTATAAGGAAGTAGCGTCTGCACCTGAACATCACTTGGCTACCATACTGTTGGGAGCAAATATAGATGTGTTTAAAGAGTTCCTTAAAAAGGGATGA
- the sufU gene encoding Fe-S cluster assembly sulfur transfer protein SufU, with the protein MSFNNLDTLYRQVIMDHYKNPRNKGVLEDGSLTVNMNNPTCGDRIRLTMKVENGIVIDAKFEGEGCSISMSSASMMTQAIKGKSINDAIKVSHAFSNIMQGKEYDESLDLGDIESLQGVCKFPARIKCATLAWKAMEKGLEEDGE; encoded by the coding sequence ATGTCTTTTAATAATTTAGATACACTTTATCGTCAGGTCATTATGGATCATTACAAAAATCCTCGGAACAAAGGGGTTTTGGAAGACGGCAGTTTGACTGTTAACATGAATAATCCAACCTGTGGGGACCGAATCCGTTTGACGATGAAAGTAGAGAACGGGATCGTAATCGATGCCAAGTTTGAGGGAGAAGGATGTTCAATTTCAATGTCATCTGCATCGATGATGACACAAGCAATTAAAGGAAAGAGCATTAATGATGCCATTAAAGTCTCTCATGCATTTTCGAATATCATGCAGGGGAAAGAATATGATGAAAGTCTAGACCTTGGCGATATCGAATCGTTGCAAGGTGTTTGCAAGTTTCCAGCAAGAATAAAATGTGCGACGCTTGCTTGGAAGGCCATGGAAAAGGGCCTTGAGGAAGATGGGGAATAA
- a CDS encoding methionine ABC transporter permease, with translation MANSVEIVNWDQLIAATRETIYMTTISVLTTFVLGLVLGLLLFLTAKGNIWENRIINLIISGFVNIFRSIPFIILIVLLIPFTKLLLGTMLGANAALPALIIGAAPFYARMVEIALREIDKGVIEASQSMGATHSHIIFKVLIPESLPALISGITVTTISLVSFTAMAGVIGAGGLGHFAYLEGFQRNRPVVTFVATVAILILVFIIQFIGDYFTKKTDKR, from the coding sequence ATGGCTAACTCTGTGGAAATAGTAAATTGGGACCAATTAATTGCAGCAACGCGTGAAACCATCTATATGACTACGATTTCGGTACTAACCACGTTTGTTTTGGGGCTAGTGCTAGGGTTACTATTATTTTTGACAGCGAAGGGTAATATATGGGAAAACAGAATCATCAACCTTATTATCTCTGGCTTCGTCAATATATTCCGGTCAATCCCTTTCATCATATTAATTGTTTTGCTCATTCCGTTTACTAAATTATTATTAGGTACAATGCTTGGCGCAAATGCAGCATTACCTGCCCTAATTATAGGTGCTGCACCCTTTTACGCACGAATGGTTGAAATTGCTCTTCGAGAAATCGATAAAGGTGTAATTGAAGCTTCGCAATCAATGGGGGCGACACACAGTCATATTATTTTTAAAGTATTAATTCCTGAATCATTGCCAGCCTTAATATCCGGGATTACAGTTACAACTATTTCATTAGTAAGCTTTACAGCAATGGCTGGAGTAATCGGAGCAGGCGGACTAGGTCATTTTGCTTACTTGGAAGGTTTTCAACGCAACAGACCAGTAGTCACATTCGTGGCAACAGTTGCGATTTTAATATTAGTTTTTATCATCCAATTTATTGGTGATTATTTTACTAAGAAAACAGATAAACGATAA
- a CDS encoding cysteine desulfurase, translating into MNIHDIRNLFPILDQEINGKPLVYLDSAATSQKPVQVIEAIDRYYREINSNVHRGVHTLGTRATDAYEGAREKVRKFINAKSIQEIVFTRGTTTSLNTVARSYGGANLHPGDEIVISLMEHHSNIIPWQQVAKQTGATLKYLPMQEDGTISLDDVRATVTANTKIVSVMQVSNVLGTINPVKEIAKIAHENGAIMVVDGAQSVPHMKIDVQDLDCDFLAFSGHKMCGPTGIGVLYGKKHLLEKMEPVEFGGEMIDFVDLYDSTWKELPWKFEGGTPIIAGAIGLGAAIDFLEEVGLEQILAHEHRLAAYGMEKMSQIEGITIYGPKDPKNRAGVITFNINDVHPHDVATVLDAEGIAVRAGHHCAQPLMKWLKASATARASFYLYNTEEDIDKLVEGLVKTKEYFSDVF; encoded by the coding sequence ATGAATATTCATGATATTCGCAACCTTTTTCCAATACTAGATCAAGAAATAAACGGGAAACCACTTGTTTATCTTGACAGTGCCGCTACATCACAGAAGCCAGTTCAGGTAATCGAGGCCATCGACCGCTACTATCGTGAAATTAACTCCAATGTTCATCGCGGCGTTCACACCCTTGGGACTCGTGCTACGGATGCCTATGAAGGTGCTCGTGAAAAGGTTCGTAAGTTTATTAATGCTAAATCGATTCAGGAAATTGTTTTCACTCGGGGGACAACAACTTCATTAAATACAGTTGCAAGAAGTTATGGTGGGGCTAACCTTCACCCTGGTGATGAAATTGTCATTTCTTTAATGGAACATCACAGTAATATCATTCCTTGGCAGCAAGTGGCGAAACAAACTGGTGCAACACTTAAATACCTACCAATGCAAGAAGATGGAACCATTTCACTTGATGATGTTCGGGCAACCGTGACAGCAAATACAAAAATTGTTTCTGTTATGCAAGTTTCCAATGTTTTAGGAACCATAAACCCAGTGAAGGAAATTGCCAAAATTGCCCACGAAAACGGTGCTATTATGGTGGTTGACGGAGCTCAAAGTGTACCGCATATGAAAATTGATGTGCAAGATTTAGATTGTGACTTTTTAGCCTTTTCAGGTCATAAAATGTGCGGTCCAACGGGTATCGGCGTATTATATGGTAAAAAGCATTTGCTTGAAAAAATGGAGCCAGTTGAATTTGGTGGGGAAATGATCGATTTTGTAGATCTTTATGATTCAACATGGAAAGAGCTTCCATGGAAGTTTGAAGGTGGTACTCCAATCATTGCTGGAGCGATTGGACTAGGTGCTGCGATCGACTTTTTAGAAGAAGTTGGATTAGAGCAAATTCTCGCACACGAGCATAGACTAGCAGCATATGGAATGGAAAAAATGTCACAGATTGAGGGAATCACCATCTACGGTCCGAAAGATCCAAAAAATCGTGCCGGTGTAATTACCTTTAATATAAATGATGTTCATCCACATGATGTAGCAACTGTTTTAGATGCGGAAGGAATTGCAGTCCGTGCAGGACATCATTGTGCTCAACCTTTAATGAAATGGTTAAAGGCATCAGCAACCGCTCGGGCCAGCTTCTATTTGTATAATACGGAAGAGGATATTGATAAGCTCGTCGAAGGGCTTGTTAAAACAAAGGAGTATTTCAGCGATGTCTTTTAA
- the sufC gene encoding Fe-S cluster assembly ATPase SufC — translation MAGSTLTVKDLHVAIEGKEILKGVNLEIKGGEIHAIMGPNGTGKSTLSSSIMGHPKYEVTQGSITLDGKNVLEMEVDERARAGLFLGMQYPSEISGVTNADFLRSAVNSRREEGNEISLMKFIRQMDAKMDFLEMDQNMAQRYLNEGFSGGEKKRNEILQLMMIQPKIAILDEIDSGLDIDALKVVSKGINEMRNEDFGCLMITHYQRLLNYIKPDFVHVMMQGRIVKSGGPELAQRLETEGYDWIKQELGIEDETVGQEA, via the coding sequence ATGGCAGGATCAACTTTAACGGTGAAGGATCTTCACGTTGCTATTGAGGGAAAAGAAATTTTAAAGGGTGTAAACTTAGAAATTAAGGGCGGAGAAATCCATGCTATTATGGGCCCTAACGGAACTGGAAAGTCAACCTTGTCTTCTTCAATTATGGGTCATCCAAAATATGAAGTAACACAAGGAAGTATCACATTGGACGGGAAAAATGTTTTGGAAATGGAAGTTGACGAACGCGCACGTGCAGGTCTTTTTCTCGGTATGCAGTATCCAAGTGAGATTAGCGGAGTAACAAATGCAGATTTTTTACGTTCAGCAGTCAACAGTCGACGTGAAGAAGGAAATGAAATTTCGTTAATGAAATTTATCCGTCAAATGGATGCGAAAATGGATTTCCTTGAAATGGATCAAAATATGGCTCAACGGTATTTAAACGAAGGATTTTCTGGTGGAGAAAAGAAACGTAATGAAATCCTTCAATTAATGATGATTCAGCCTAAAATTGCTATTTTAGACGAGATTGACTCGGGTTTGGATATTGATGCTCTGAAGGTTGTTTCAAAGGGTATCAATGAAATGCGCAATGAGGATTTCGGATGTTTAATGATTACACATTATCAACGTCTATTAAATTATATCAAACCAGATTTCGTTCACGTTATGATGCAAGGCCGTATTGTTAAGTCCGGCGGGCCAGAATTGGCACAACGCTTAGAAACAGAAGGATACGACTGGATCAAGCAAGAGCTAGGAATTGAAGACGAAACAGTTGGGCAAGAAGCGTAA